The proteins below are encoded in one region of Callospermophilus lateralis isolate mCalLat2 chromosome 9, mCalLat2.hap1, whole genome shotgun sequence:
- the Zc3h15 gene encoding zinc finger CCCH domain-containing protein 15: protein MPPKKQAQAGGSKKAEQKKKEKIIEDKTFGLKNKKGAKQQKFIKAVTHQVKFGQQNPRQVAQSEAEKKLKKDDKKKELQELNELFKPVVAAQKISKGADPKSVVCAFFKQGQCTKGDKCKFSHDLTLERKCEKRSVYIDARDEELEKDTMDNWDEKKLEEVVNKKHGEAEKKKPKTQIVCKHFLEAIENNKYGWFWVCPGGGDNCMYRHALPPGFVLKKDKKKEEKEDEISLEDLIERERSALGPNVTKITLESFLAWKKRKRQEKIDKLEQDMERRKADFKAGKALVISGREVFEFRPELVNDDDEEADDTRYTQGTGGDEVDDSVSVNDIDLSLYVPRDVDETGITVASLERFSTYASDKDENKLSEASGGRAENGERSDLEEDNEGEGQENGAIDAVPVDENLFTGEDLDELEEELNTLDLEE from the exons GACAAAACTTTTGGTCTGAAGAATAAGAAAGGCGCAAAGCAACAGAAGTTTATCAAGGCTGTCACTCACCAAGTTAAATTTGGTCAGCAGAATCCACGTCAG GTAGCACAAAGTGAAGctgaaaagaaattgaagaaagatgataaaaagaaagaattgCAGGAGCTGAATGAACTTTTCAAACCTGTAGTTGCTGCTCAAAAAATAAGCAAAG GTGCAGATCCCAAATCTGTGGTGTGTGCATTCTTCAAGCAAGGACAGTGTACTAAAGGAGATAAGTGTAAGTTCTCTCATGACTTGACTTTGGAGAGAAAATGTGAGAAACGAAGTGTTTACATTGATGCAAGAGATGAAGAACTTGAAAAag ATACTATGGATAATTGGGATGAGAAAAAGCTGGAAGAAGTAGTGAACAAGAAGCACGGTGAGGCggaaaagaaaaaaccaaaaactcaaaTA GTGTGCAAGCATTTCCTTGAAGCTATTGAAAATAACAAGTATGGCTGGTTTTGGGTGTGCCCTGGAGGGGGTGATAATTGCATGTATCGTCATGCACTACCTCCTGGATTTGTGTTGAAAAAggataaaaagaaagaagagaaagaagatgaAATATCATTAGAAGATCTAATTGAAAGAGAG CGTTCTGCCCTAGGTCCAAATGTTACCAAAATTACTCTAGAGTCTTTTCTTgcatggaagaaaagaaaaagacaagaaaagattgACAAACTTGAACAAGATATGGAAAGAAGGAAAGCTGACTTCAAAGCAGGGAAAGCTCTCGTG ATCAGTGGCCGGGAAGTGTTTGAATTTCGTCCTGAATTGGTCAATGATGACGATGAGGAAGCAGATGATACCCGTTACACTCAGGGAACAGGTGGTGATGAG GTTGATGATTCTGTGAGCGTAAATGACATAGATTTAAGCCTGTACGTCCCAAGAGATGTAGATGAGACAGGTATTACTGTAGCCAGTCTTGAAAGATTCAGCACATATGCTTCAGACAAAGATG aaaacaaattaagTGAAGCTTCTGGAGGTAGAGCTGAAAATGGTGAAAGAAGTGATTTGGAAGAAGACAACGAAGGGGAGGGACAGGAAAATGGAGCCATCGATGCTGTTCCTGTTGATGAAAATCTTTTTACTGGCGAAGATTTGGATGAACTAGAAGAAGAATTAAACACACTTGATTTAGAAGAATGA